The Solanum dulcamara chromosome 6, daSolDulc1.2, whole genome shotgun sequence genome contains the following window.
ACAACACCTTCTACAGAAGCTTTACAATGAATTGGATGAGGAACGAGAAGCCTCTTCAAGTGCGGCTAGTGAAGCGTTATCGATGATCTTGCGTCTCCAAGGAGAAAAAGCCGCAGTAAAAATGGAAGCCGAGCAGTACAAGCGATTGGCTGAGGAGAAAATGTGTCATGCCGAGGAATCATTAGCCATTTTCGAGGATCTTTTCTATGGAAAGGAGATGGAGATAGCTGCATTGGAGTATCAGGTGCAAGCTTATAGGTATAAGCTGTTGAGCATGGGCTGTGTAGATCCCGGGGTCGGTGAATTTAAATATCCTGAGAATTTGTTGCAAAGAAACGAGACTTTAGCAGGCGAGATGAATCTCCAAGCCCTTGGAAGGCGTAATTCCGCACCTCCTTTTCCTCTGAAAATTCCAAAAAAGGGTGCTATGGAAATAGATGATTCAAGTTCGGAAATAGATTCAAATTCGAAAACAGTGGAGGAATATACTGGGCAAGAGATGAATGAGCAGCAGTCGGATGCAGAGAAGAAGACAGATATTTCCATTTCGACGACTGGAAGTATCAATTCGTATTGGCAACAGATTCGGAAGTTGGATGATCGAGTGAAAGATATTACAGGAGTTAGCTATGCGAACCTGAGGAGTGAAACGAGGTCTCCTTCACCACTTTCTCAAAGAAGCACTAAGATAAGCAAATCAGAAAATGAAATGTACCAGCCTCCTAAGCTTCACGTGAACAAATCAGAAAATGACACACCTGCTGATTCTGGTTGTTCTCCGAATGTTCTTGATGTCTTCGAAGTGCCTCGAGCAGATAAGGATACCATTGATATCGGATTGCCTCCTAAACATGATCGCAAGATGGTTTCGCATAACGATGAAAGGCTTGAGAGACTAGATTCTGCCCAACAAGAGGCTGTAAAATCATCGGCTAGAGATGAAGCTGATTTGCTAAAGAAGTACTTTGTATCTGCACAGCGAGAGTACAAGTTACGAAGAGCAAGTGAAGCTGCTGCTATTACCTGCCATTTGGCAATATCTCGTCCTACAACCAGCATTTCTGAGACTAGTGAGTCTCATCAGCTCAATCGAACATCTGAGATAGTTGAAGTTGGAAGAGAAGCGACCAGACAAGAAATGGCTCGAGAAGAAGAGCTGAAGTTGTTACACGACATTAAGGAGCAACTAAATTTGATGCACTCTGAAATCCAAAGTTTGAAAATTGACAAACTCCCTCCAAGTGCTGACGACGAATCATCCTTACTTCTTCTATCAGAGGTAGGTACATTTCATCTAAGTTCCGCCCTTTCTTCTGATAATAATTATTCGTATTCAGTCGCAACATGTGAAAAATGTTACTCcttctgtttcaatttgtttgtccaaTTTTGACTTGGCACGTATTTcaagaaagtaaagaagacttTGAATTTGGTGCAATTATAAACTAAAGATAAATAGAATATACTAAAATGTtgtttaatcttgtggtcttaaacatgccatGAAGGTTAGAACTAAAGAGCTGCAAAAAAGAGAACAAGCCATTTTTTTAAACGGGCTAAACAGGAAACTACGACAAACAAATTAACATTCTTACCATTTTGAACAGGCAATGATTCACTTTTGGCTCTGATCGATCTATCAAAAGCTCGAGCACCAGCAGTCACCTGGAATAGCCTCGACCGCTACATAATCAAGATGCTGCCATTCTGTGAACTCTGAATAATGTAAGAGTAGTTTTGGCTTTATTGTGTGGTTGCGGAGAGATTGAATACATTGTAAATTGATCGCGTAGAGTGTACAGTACCGTATAGCCTTCATCTCATCAACTTAGTTGCATCAAGAAGAGGAGTGTTTTCACATTTGCTTAACATTTTGACATAAGGTTTTTGTTTTGACATTGGAAACAGTTTCTCTACCCCGCAAAGGTAGAGTTAAGGTTTGTGTACATCCTACCTTTCCCCAGACTCCACTTGTGAGTGTTAAGTTGATTTGTGGGTGATGCCACCACCTTTTTTTGGGGTTTATTTCTTAAATATTGTTTCGTGTTATGTTGACTGAGCGagaatttcatttatttatttatatagatACCTAGGCTTTAAGACGGTTAATTCATATTCTAATAATAAAATAGATTTGAGAATCTATGGTCAAACTCCAGCTTACTTTAAAAAGCTCAAAACTCTATTGTTGGACCTTTGAAAGTATTGAAGAAGACAAACTGAGTTTTCTTGATTTGGTGTTACTTGACAAAATTGGTGTTTGAAAGAAGTATTGAAAACACTTGAATTTGGCGCGGATTGTTAGTTTCGTCTTTTAACTATTGACAATCTTAAAAATATTCCTCCACTAGAATAACTGAACTTCAATATAATTTTGATCTGCCACATGGCATAGCAAGTGGTGTCAATCTTTTGTAGGAGTATGTGACTTTTAATAAAAAACTGAGATAAGTGTTGATAACACCTCTGAACATAGcgagaattattagtttcatctccCGAATTATTGACTATGTAAGTTTTGTTAGTCAATTGGTATTTCGAAGTTTTGTTTCAAATTTGAGATTATTTAGAATAGATTTGGGATGGTTTGATTGAAATTGAAGTCACAAATTCGAATAGCACTTTGTTAAATCAACACAGAAAAATTATGTCAATCGAGTAGACTTTGATGAAAAACTTAACAAATAGGTAGAGTAATATAGCAGATATTCTATCAATTTCCTATCGTGATGTTTGAAAAAGCTTGCACGCACCTCGATTAATTTCATTAGGTATCTATTATCTTCTATCAGTATAATTTCATTAGGTATCTACAAATTTAAATGCTAGAGTTTATCTAATTAATGacgatatttttcatattaggtGCGCATGTCAtgtttttaatttgattgtaaGAGATGATGTTAAGTTATTTGATTGTGCTGGTGCTAAATTTGAATATGTTTGTGCTTggatttttaaaacttaacaagatGGTTTGAAATGTACTAGCTATTCAAGCATCATATGTAGCTTTGAAGTCTGCTTCCGGTGCAACAAGATTTCAATTCGGAGACCATAGACATTCATTAGCACATGGCAGTTTGGAAATATCAGTGTTGTTCAGATATTGAATCAACATTGAATGAAGATATTATGAGGTATCAAAATTAACGATCCATCAAAAGACGATTCAGATTCAATGTATATGTTGCGTAGTGTATATTTTGGTCTCATGTCGATTAATTAATTGACTGAACTGTATATAGTTGTAACTTTTCCAAAATTAATTCAGAGTGGAATTTTCATTCTTGAATTGCTAATGACAATACTCCTTATTTTGCAATCATAAAAGTTATTGGTAAACTTAattagttattatttattaagtGAGTTTGGCAAAATACCAACTTTCCACTTGATGGGATATTTGATATAAATGGTAGGCTGAAAAGATCCTACAAGTGCATTTTGACTatgtatgatatgatttgtCAGATAACACCAAAAAAATTAGTGTTAAAAGGAGATTTGTTCTTTTTAATGTTAAGCTAAttaaattgccaataagttatAAATAGttgtcataattattttaacagCAAAAAAGGCTACATTTGGTTGGTAACATGTCTTAATAGTAGTATAGCCTTGATTAAAGAGCATTAAAGGATAATGTGACGCTCATGACGGAGGGCGGGTCAAAAAGAATAGGGGTGGAGCTACAACTTGTCGATAACTTTGGCAGAACTCAATAGTTTTAGCTCAAATCTTGTTTTTGTAtttaagaatttatttaatatgaGTAAATAATTTAT
Protein-coding sequences here:
- the LOC129891568 gene encoding uncharacterized protein LOC129891568 yields the protein MAESYMSQLDVASLKETLCAQQHLLQKLYNELDEEREASSSAASEALSMILRLQGEKAAVKMEAEQYKRLAEEKMCHAEESLAIFEDLFYGKEMEIAALEYQVQAYRYKLLSMGCVDPGVGEFKYPENLLQRNETLAGEMNLQALGRRNSAPPFPLKIPKKGAMEIDDSSSEIDSNSKTVEEYTGQEMNEQQSDAEKKTDISISTTGSINSYWQQIRKLDDRVKDITGVSYANLRSETRSPSPLSQRSTKISKSENEMYQPPKLHVNKSENDTPADSGCSPNVLDVFEVPRADKDTIDIGLPPKHDRKMVSHNDERLERLDSAQQEAVKSSARDEADLLKKYFVSAQREYKLRRASEAAAITCHLAISRPTTSISETSESHQLNRTSEIVEVGREATRQEMAREEELKLLHDIKEQLNLMHSEIQSLKIDKLPPSADDESSLLLLSEAMIHFWL